From Anopheles darlingi chromosome 2, idAnoDarlMG_H_01, whole genome shotgun sequence, the proteins below share one genomic window:
- the LOC125959605 gene encoding uncharacterized protein LOC125959605, giving the protein MGICLDTEKNNSASDIEDPDWKGGGGQGSRSAVVRTPMSASNGMQNTGKVKFDPPKVPVIFVLGGPGSGKVTHCDTLMQERRGVTHINMMDLLQQYAIGNDMQDFSQLSSRTVTEVLMLEMKMSPAAKTYLVSGYPRSMRDVVEYSEKIQVINGVILISWRQAVLQKQIDYGAKLGHVVLSLAKMELENFFKNVMPVADYFDQSDMLIAINGERSPSEVYKDFRTAVLDILGAQENQEALLNGVAGMGRGVDDIPGSIVSVDTAPSQPKVIAAPSHQVELNHTRTPPPVTAARPSADRMTRPTSHGLLQRQQSRTSLRQMVRHDDTSETASTVGFAELEPDRIQSIRHGRVPPVIWVIGGPGSNKATLCLKVVGLNPGWGHFSVGRSLRALAESGPRVGSDNYAVKEAITAGEMVPKKSLNGLIENQLLQLGDRRGIIIDGYPRDMEQVADFERKFKQKPPVILLDCSKLQLGRGRLDDTVSSFRRRLELFRELTLPMLKEMDTAGRLTIVDGDTDSPSVQREFERIVRVNIERVLNSGLGSDSAKDREAPAAVQIGSFKNVLHRTQQHASSVDAIVQDLDTDMPGAVPTISHHVSLANGHLPGNGKAGSGAGSGKNGFIPNGRPNFRNMLEEADSYPIDSHI; this is encoded by the exons ATGGGTATTTGTCTAGATACAG aaaaaaacaacagtgcGTCCGACATAGAGGACCCAGACTGGAAGGGTGGAGGAGGCCAGGGATCACGTTCTGCGGTGGTGCGCACTCCGATGAGCGCCAGCAACGGCATGCAGAACACCGGGAAGGTGAAATTCGATCCACCCAAAGTGCCCGTCATTTTTGTCCTAG GTGGCCCCGGTAGTGGTAAAGTGACACACTGCGATACTCTGATGCAGGAGCGACGCGGTGTAACGCATATCAACATGATGGACCTGCTTCAGCAGTACGCCATCGGCAATG ATATGCAGGACTTTTCCCAGCTATCTTCGAGAACGGTGACGGAGGTGCTGAtgctcgaaatgaaaatgtcgCCAGCTGCCAAAACCTACCTGGTCTCCGGATACCCACGATCGATGCGGGACGTCGTCGAGTACTCCGAAAAG ATTCAGGTCATCAACGGTGTCATACTGATATCCTGGCGGCAGGCGGTACTGCAGAAACAAATAGACTATGGTGCCAAGCTGGGCCACGTTGTGCTGTCGTTGGCCAAAATGGAGCTGGAGAACTTCTTCAAAAACGTCATGCCAGTCGCGGACTACTTCGATCAGAGCGATATGCTGATTGCG ATCAATGGTGAACGATCGCCATCGGAAGTGTACAAAGACTTTCGCACCGCGGTACTAGACATACTCGGTGCGCAAGAAAATCAGGAAGCACTGTTAAACGGAGTCGCAGGTATGGGCAGGGGCGTAGATGACATACCCGGCAGTATAGTTAGTGTAGACACGGCACCTAGTCAACCTAAGGTCATTGCAGCTCCATCACATCAAGTAGAATTAAACCATACTCGTACGCCTCCGCCCGTTACTGCGGCCCGCCCGTCGGCCGATCGGATGACGCGACCGACGTCACACGGTCTGCTGCAACGCCAGCAGTCTCGCACCAGCTTGCGCCAGATGGTACGCCACGATGACACCAGCGAGACGGCCTCAACGGTCGGCTTCGCTGAGCTCGAACCCGATCGTATCCAGTCGATCCGGCATGGCCGTGTTCCACCGGTCATCTGGGTGATCGGTGGGCCGGGCAGCAATAAGGCCACCCTGTGTCTGAAGGTAGTTGGACTAAACCCCGGTTGGGGTCACTTTAG TGTTGGTAGATCGTTGCGCGCCCTGGCTGAGTCGGGACCAAGGGTTGGGTCCGATAATTATGCGGTCAAGGAAGCAATTACCGCCGGCGAGATGGTCCCGAAAAAGTCGCTTAACGGATTGATCGAGAATCAGCTGTTACAACTGGGCGATAGGCGTGGTATTATCATCGATGGATATCCTCGGGACATGGAGCAAGTGGCGGACTTTGAGCGAAAG tttaaacaaaaacctccCGTAATTCTGCTGGACTGCTCGAAGCTGCAGTTGGGACGTGGGCGACTGGATGATACCGTTTCCTCCTTCCGGCGACGTTTGGAGCTGTTCCGAGAGCTTACGCTGCCGATGCTGAAAGAGATGGATACGGCTGGCAGGCTTACCATC GTTGACGGTGACACGGACAGTCCGTCGGTGCAGCGTGAGTTCGAACGAATCGTGCGCGTCAATATAGAGCGAGTGTTGAACTCTGGCCTCGGCAGTGACTCCGCCAAGGATAGGGAAGCTCCGGCGGCGGTGCAAATAGGCAGCTTTAAGAACGTACTACATCGAACCCAGCAGCACGCATCGAGCGTCGATGCGATCGTACAGGATCTGGACACTGATATGCCAGGTGCGGTACCGACGATAAGCCACCATGTTAGTCTGGCGAATGGCCATCTGCCGGGCAATGGTAAGGCAGGATCCGGGGCAGGAAGTGGCAAAAATGGATTCATCCCCAATGGGCGACCAAACTTTCGTAACATGCTCGAGGAAGCGGACAGCTATCCCATCGATTCACACATCTAA